The following coding sequences lie in one Candidatus Binatia bacterium genomic window:
- a CDS encoding A24 family peptidase — MTFVLAFVLGAMIGSFLNVCIWRLPRDESIVSPPSHCPRCLAAIRPWDNVPLLSYALLRGRCRACGAAIAWRYPAVEALAGVLAVLLLWRFGPTPQFAVAAVFVASLIVVSVIDLDHQIIPNEISLPGILVGLVVAAVGYGPPLLDSVVGVLLGGGLLWAVAAGYAALMKREGMGGGDIKLLAMIGAFLGWQGVLVTVILGSLTGSAIGVALIRLGGGDRRAPIPFGPFLAAGAVCALFFGDALIDWYLALAMPG, encoded by the coding sequence ATGACCTTCGTTCTGGCCTTCGTTCTCGGCGCGATGATCGGCAGCTTCCTGAACGTCTGCATCTGGCGGCTGCCGCGGGACGAATCGATCGTCTCTCCGCCGTCGCACTGCCCGCGCTGCCTGGCGGCGATCCGGCCCTGGGACAACGTGCCCTTACTGAGCTACGCGCTGCTACGCGGCCGTTGTCGCGCCTGCGGGGCGGCGATCGCGTGGCGCTATCCGGCAGTCGAGGCCCTCGCCGGGGTCCTCGCGGTTCTGTTGCTCTGGCGCTTTGGCCCGACGCCGCAGTTCGCCGTGGCGGCGGTGTTCGTCGCGTCGTTGATCGTCGTTAGCGTTATCGACCTCGATCATCAGATCATCCCGAACGAAATCAGTCTTCCGGGCATACTGGTGGGGCTCGTCGTGGCCGCCGTCGGTTACGGACCGCCGCTGCTCGACAGCGTCGTTGGCGTGCTCCTCGGCGGCGGGTTGCTCTGGGCAGTGGCGGCGGGTTACGCGGCGCTGATGAAGCGCGAGGGCATGGGCGGCGGCGACATCAAGTTGTTGGCGATGATCGGCGCCTTTCTTGGCTGGCAGGGCGTACTGGTCACGGTCATTCTCGGTTCGCTGACCGGGTCGGCGATCGGCGTGGCGCTGATTCGCCTCGGGGGGGGCGATCGGCGCGCGCCGATTCCTTTCGGGCCCTTCCTTGCCGCCGGCGCGGTATGCGCGCTGTTCTTCGGCGACGCCCTGATCGATTGGTACCTCGCGCTCGCCATGCCGGGGTAA
- a CDS encoding GspH/FimT family protein, whose protein sequence is MGWSERGGVTLLEVVVAVALVGILGATAVLAHGAMRDALALREGAVQVAADLRAARLRALGMGRGQRLLFAAETRVYQAQEETTAGYVDAGEPRALPAGVVVVGCNADGGGIVFRPRGHAASFGTVTVRNRSGGVRRIVVNITGRVRIA, encoded by the coding sequence ATGGGATGGAGCGAACGGGGTGGGGTGACACTGCTGGAGGTGGTCGTGGCGGTGGCGTTGGTGGGCATTCTGGGGGCTACGGCGGTGCTGGCGCACGGGGCGATGCGGGACGCGCTGGCGTTGCGCGAGGGGGCGGTTCAGGTCGCTGCCGACCTGCGGGCGGCGCGCTTGCGGGCGCTCGGGATGGGACGGGGTCAGCGGTTGCTGTTCGCCGCGGAAACGCGGGTGTATCAGGCGCAGGAGGAGACGACGGCCGGATACGTCGATGCCGGAGAGCCGCGGGCGTTGCCCGCAGGAGTGGTCGTAGTCGGCTGCAACGCCGACGGCGGCGGCATCGTCTTCCGGCCCCGCGGGCACGCCGCGAGTTTCGGCACGGTAACGGTGCGCAACCGCTCGGGTGGGGTGCGGCGCATCGTCGTGAACATTACCGGCCGGGTGCGCATCGCGTGA
- a CDS encoding prepilin-type N-terminal cleavage/methylation domain-containing protein, whose protein sequence is MSEARVPGGFSLVEVMVALLLLASVSLAVTSTLVTAQRSQRTSARWLRAVHLAADGVEQLRAGLPLEAAGVEAGFERAGRVADDVAHPGAAEVEVTVRWEDDGTRVYRLATTVTR, encoded by the coding sequence GTGAGCGAAGCGCGGGTGCCGGGCGGGTTCTCGCTGGTCGAGGTGATGGTCGCCTTGCTCCTGCTGGCCTCCGTGTCGCTGGCGGTCACCAGTACGCTGGTTACGGCGCAGCGCTCGCAACGTACCAGCGCGCGTTGGCTGCGGGCCGTACATCTGGCGGCCGACGGTGTCGAGCAGCTACGGGCCGGCCTGCCGTTGGAGGCCGCGGGGGTGGAGGCGGGGTTCGAGCGGGCGGGGCGGGTGGCGGACGACGTTGCGCACCCCGGTGCGGCGGAAGTCGAGGTGACGGTGCGATGGGAAGACGACGGCACCCGGGTGTATCGGCTGGCGACGACGGTGACGCGCTAG
- a CDS encoding response regulator, which yields MAKKILVVEDDTDNRRIVAKVLAVEGYQVIEATDGIEALERARAELPDMILMDLALPNMDGWEATRQLKGDPKTGGIPIVALTAFAMRGDEEQARAAGCDDYIPKPARPLAIRAVVKKYAGSP from the coding sequence ATGGCGAAGAAGATCCTGGTCGTCGAAGACGATACCGATAACCGCCGCATCGTGGCGAAGGTTCTTGCCGTCGAGGGCTACCAGGTCATCGAGGCGACCGACGGCATCGAGGCCCTGGAGCGGGCGCGGGCGGAGCTTCCGGACATGATTCTCATGGACCTCGCGCTGCCGAACATGGACGGCTGGGAAGCGACCCGTCAGCTCAAAGGCGACCCGAAAACGGGTGGAATTCCGATCGTTGCGCTGACGGCGTTTGCCATGCGGGGCGACGAGGAGCAGGCCCGGGCCGCCGGCTGCGACGACTACATTCCCAAACCGGCGCGGCCGCTCGCCATCCGGGCGGTCGTGAAGAAATACGCCGGTAGTCCCTGA
- a CDS encoding response regulator encodes MKRRILIVDDNPDSTTIMRGILEPRGYAVRVADRGATAIEMVKADPPDLLLLDVMMPEMSGFEVLQRIKSDSSTGRLPVILVTAKTQDEDLVSGYQYGADYYITKPFTAKQLLYGIDLVLGKGEAAESE; translated from the coding sequence ATGAAACGACGCATTCTGATTGTCGACGACAACCCGGACAGCACCACCATCATGCGGGGCATCCTCGAACCGCGGGGGTATGCGGTGCGCGTGGCCGACCGCGGGGCGACGGCCATCGAGATGGTCAAGGCCGACCCTCCCGACCTGCTCCTGCTCGACGTGATGATGCCGGAGATGAGCGGGTTCGAAGTCCTCCAGCGCATCAAGTCCGATTCCAGTACCGGGCGCCTGCCGGTGATCCTCGTGACGGCCAAGACGCAAGACGAAGATCTCGTCAGCGGGTACCAGTACGGCGCCGACTACTACATCACCAAGCCGTTCACGGCCAAGCAGCTCCTCTACGGCATCGACCTCGTGCTGGGCAAAGGTGAAGCCGCTGAGTCCGAATGA
- the tmk gene encoding dTMP kinase — translation MKPLSPNDRRGCLIAFEGIEGAGKSTQMPLVAAALRRRGWSIVETREPGGTVLGAELRRLVMDAHAATPVPMTELLIYLADRAQHLAEVIEPALARGDLVLTDRFSASTIAYQGYARRLDVDVVTQLDGIVCHGVVPALTVLFDCPVEVGLRRARGDDRFHREEREFHQRVRAAFLSFARADPQRYCVVDAAAAPDAVTGAAVAGVLQCLERI, via the coding sequence GTGAAGCCGCTGAGTCCGAATGATCGCCGCGGTTGTCTGATCGCCTTCGAGGGCATCGAAGGAGCCGGCAAGTCGACCCAGATGCCTCTCGTCGCGGCTGCCCTGCGCCGGCGTGGCTGGTCCATCGTCGAAACCAGAGAGCCCGGCGGCACGGTGCTGGGCGCCGAACTGCGCCGCCTCGTGATGGATGCGCATGCCGCGACGCCGGTCCCGATGACCGAGTTGCTCATCTATCTTGCGGACCGGGCTCAGCACCTGGCTGAAGTGATCGAGCCGGCGCTGGCCCGCGGCGACCTGGTGCTCACCGACCGCTTTTCGGCCTCGACGATCGCCTATCAGGGGTATGCGCGCCGCCTCGACGTCGACGTGGTCACGCAGCTCGACGGTATCGTCTGTCACGGCGTTGTCCCGGCGCTCACCGTCCTCTTCGACTGCCCGGTCGAAGTCGGCCTGCGCCGGGCCCGGGGCGACGATCGCTTCCACCGTGAGGAACGCGAGTTTCACCAGCGGGTGCGCGCGGCGTTCCTGTCGTTTGCCCGCGCCGATCCGCAGCGTTACTGCGTCGTCGACGCTGCCGCCGCGCCGGACGCCGTGACCGGCGCGGCGGTGGCCGGAGTCCTGCAGTGTCTGGAGCGAATCTAG
- the holB gene encoding DNA polymerase III subunit delta' — protein MSGANLATFASIRGHAALCAGLRLAAARERLAHGLLFAGPDGVGKQGVARALAAWMQCAESGPDDACGRCDACRQVTAGTHPDVVTVAVPSGKKEIGIDRVRDLKRFVFMQPVRGRAKVAIVDDAPALTVAAQNALLKTLEEPPRRSFVILVAANADALLPTVKSRCQRVRFGPLTTAEVVDVLTCDHGLAPEAAAPLARLAEGSPGRALLLQRTFGDVAWGLLDGALAGVEDARYCRLVSIARELNAPEAATALKLEIVLAELRDRATRALAADDPCARAGIRGTLERADAVQAAANSLRRGNPNRQLLLESLLLQFARR, from the coding sequence GTGTCTGGAGCGAATCTAGCGACGTTCGCGTCGATTCGCGGGCACGCGGCGCTCTGTGCCGGCCTGCGACTGGCGGCGGCCCGCGAGCGGCTTGCGCACGGTCTGCTGTTTGCCGGACCTGACGGGGTCGGTAAGCAGGGCGTTGCCCGCGCCCTGGCAGCGTGGATGCAGTGCGCCGAGTCCGGCCCCGACGACGCCTGCGGCCGGTGTGACGCCTGCCGGCAGGTGACCGCCGGGACGCACCCGGACGTCGTAACCGTCGCCGTTCCCTCCGGTAAGAAGGAGATCGGCATCGACCGGGTGCGCGATCTGAAACGCTTCGTGTTCATGCAGCCGGTGCGGGGACGAGCCAAGGTCGCCATCGTCGACGATGCGCCGGCACTGACCGTGGCGGCGCAGAATGCCCTGCTCAAGACCCTCGAGGAGCCGCCGCGGCGATCGTTTGTCATCCTTGTTGCCGCCAACGCCGATGCCCTCCTGCCGACGGTGAAGTCGCGCTGCCAGCGCGTGCGCTTCGGTCCGCTGACGACGGCCGAGGTGGTCGACGTCCTGACCTGCGATCACGGCCTTGCGCCGGAGGCCGCGGCGCCGCTGGCTCGGCTTGCCGAGGGCAGCCCCGGGCGGGCGTTGCTTCTGCAGCGCACGTTTGGCGACGTCGCCTGGGGCCTGCTCGACGGCGCGCTTGCCGGTGTGGAGGACGCTCGCTATTGTCGGCTCGTGTCGATAGCTCGGGAGTTGAACGCTCCGGAGGCGGCGACGGCGCTCAAGTTGGAGATCGTGCTCGCCGAGCTTCGGGACCGCGCCACGCGCGCGCTGGCCGCCGACGATCCCTGCGCCCGGGCCGGCATCCGCGGCACGCTGGAGCGGGCCGACGCGGTGCAGGCGGCGGCGAATAGCCTGCGTCGCGGCAATCCCAACCGTCAGTTGCTGCTCGAAAGCCTGCTGCTGCAGTTCGCTCGGAGGTGA
- a CDS encoding stage 0 sporulation protein, whose protein sequence is MPNEETPAPAALVGVRVGDPGRLALYEAGALVLKAGDQVVVESDLGAVVGTVERLPLPAALAGRRPRRVLRRADSNDVGRAEWNQTREREALRLCAERIREHGLAMKLIHATRAAEGGKIVFYFAAEDRIDFRELVRELAHLLHTRVELKQVGARDEARLVGAVGPCGRELCCSTWINDFAVVSVKMAKAQGLALNPTKLAGMCGRLKCCLRYEYDTYVELGRRLPAVGKKAESLKGSGVVTRQNLFAQTVVLRRDDGTEVEATLAELVAKKAP, encoded by the coding sequence TTGCCCAACGAGGAGACGCCTGCGCCGGCCGCCCTCGTCGGCGTGCGGGTCGGCGATCCGGGGCGACTGGCGCTCTACGAGGCCGGTGCGCTGGTTCTCAAGGCCGGCGATCAGGTGGTGGTCGAGAGCGACCTCGGCGCCGTGGTCGGGACGGTCGAACGATTGCCGTTGCCGGCGGCCCTTGCCGGGCGCCGGCCCCGTCGCGTTCTGCGCCGCGCCGACTCCAACGACGTCGGCCGCGCCGAATGGAACCAGACCCGCGAACGCGAAGCCCTGCGGCTCTGTGCGGAACGCATTCGCGAGCACGGTCTGGCGATGAAGCTCATCCACGCCACCCGGGCCGCCGAAGGCGGTAAGATCGTCTTCTATTTCGCCGCCGAGGATCGCATCGACTTCCGCGAACTGGTGCGGGAGCTCGCTCACCTGCTCCACACCCGCGTCGAGCTGAAGCAGGTGGGTGCGCGCGACGAAGCGAGGCTCGTCGGTGCGGTAGGACCGTGCGGCCGCGAGCTGTGCTGCTCGACCTGGATCAACGACTTCGCCGTGGTTTCGGTGAAGATGGCCAAGGCACAGGGGCTTGCCCTCAACCCCACCAAGCTTGCGGGTATGTGCGGCCGATTGAAGTGCTGCCTGAGATACGAGTACGACACTTACGTCGAGCTCGGGAGGCGGCTGCCGGCAGTCGGCAAGAAAGCCGAGTCGCTCAAGGGCAGCGGGGTCGTTACCCGCCAGAACCTGTTCGCTCAGACCGTTGTGCTGCGCCGCGATGACGGCACGGAGGTCGAGGCGACCCTCGCCGAACTCGTGGCGAAGAAGGCTCCGTAG
- the metG gene encoding methionine--tRNA ligase, whose protein sequence is MKRFYVTTPIYYINAEPHLGHMYTTVVADTLKRFHRARGAETFMVTGTDEHGDKIAAAAAAAGLEPRAFADRISPLFRAAWDACGFEYDQFVRTTDPQHAVVVQDFLSRVHARGDIYFSRYGGLYCTGCERFLTEKELVDGKCPDHLTLPTSVEEENYFFRMSAYADRLLAHLEAHPDAILPAQYRNEVVSLLRSGALGDLCISRPKQRLPWGIELPFDRNYVTYVWFDALISYVSGLKARDEATFEAYWPVCHHLLAKDILKPHGIFWPTMLMAVGLPLFERLLVHGYWVRGESKMSKSVGNVIRPLELKARFGMDAVRYFLMREMAFGQDAVFSEDALVTRINADLANNLGNLVSRTLSMQQRYFGGAVQALGEWTAEDRELVAAFAEAYREVPELTAALAFHRALEALWRAIDRANKYIVVTAPFTLFKDPAARPRVGAILHHLLETLHATARLLAWFMPETSRCIGELLGCAAPAVLPPDLGWGTHFLPGHEVGKPVALFPRIEVPAAEDAPR, encoded by the coding sequence GTGAAACGCTTCTACGTCACCACTCCCATCTATTACATCAATGCCGAGCCCCACCTCGGCCACATGTATACGACCGTCGTCGCCGATACGCTCAAGCGCTTTCACCGCGCGCGCGGCGCCGAGACCTTCATGGTCACCGGTACCGACGAGCACGGCGACAAGATTGCCGCCGCCGCCGCCGCCGCCGGCCTCGAGCCCAGAGCCTTTGCCGACCGCATCAGTCCCCTGTTCCGGGCGGCGTGGGACGCCTGCGGCTTCGAGTACGACCAGTTCGTGCGCACCACCGATCCGCAGCACGCCGTCGTGGTTCAGGACTTCCTCTCTCGCGTGCACGCGCGGGGCGACATTTACTTCAGCCGCTACGGCGGCCTTTACTGCACGGGGTGCGAGCGCTTTCTCACCGAGAAGGAACTGGTCGACGGCAAGTGCCCCGATCACCTGACGCTGCCGACGTCGGTCGAGGAGGAGAACTACTTCTTCCGCATGAGCGCCTACGCCGATCGGCTGCTGGCGCACCTCGAAGCGCATCCGGATGCGATCCTGCCGGCGCAGTATCGCAACGAGGTCGTATCGCTGCTGCGCAGCGGCGCCCTCGGCGATCTCTGCATTTCGCGGCCCAAGCAGCGTCTTCCCTGGGGCATCGAGCTGCCGTTCGACCGCAACTACGTGACCTACGTTTGGTTCGACGCGCTCATCAGCTACGTCAGCGGACTCAAGGCGCGCGACGAGGCGACCTTCGAGGCGTACTGGCCCGTGTGTCACCACTTGCTGGCGAAGGACATCCTCAAGCCCCACGGTATTTTCTGGCCGACGATGCTTATGGCGGTGGGCCTGCCGCTGTTCGAACGGTTGCTCGTGCACGGCTACTGGGTGCGCGGCGAGAGCAAGATGTCGAAGAGCGTCGGCAACGTCATCCGGCCGCTCGAATTGAAGGCGCGCTTCGGTATGGACGCCGTCCGCTACTTCCTCATGCGCGAGATGGCCTTCGGGCAGGACGCCGTGTTCAGCGAGGACGCGCTGGTGACGCGCATCAACGCCGACCTCGCCAACAATCTGGGCAACCTGGTCAGCCGCACGCTGTCGATGCAGCAGCGCTACTTCGGCGGTGCGGTGCAGGCGCTCGGCGAGTGGACGGCCGAGGATCGCGAACTGGTGGCGGCGTTCGCGGAGGCTTACCGCGAAGTGCCGGAGTTGACCGCGGCGCTGGCCTTTCACCGCGCTCTCGAGGCGTTGTGGCGGGCCATCGATCGGGCCAACAAGTACATCGTCGTCACGGCGCCGTTCACGTTGTTCAAGGACCCGGCGGCGCGGCCGCGGGTCGGCGCTATCCTGCACCATCTGCTCGAGACGCTGCATGCGACGGCGCGACTGCTCGCGTGGTTCATGCCGGAGACCAGCCGGTGCATCGGCGAGCTCCTGGGTTGCGCCGCGCCCGCAGTCTTGCCCCCCGATCTCGGCTGGGGCACGCATTTCTTGCCGGGGCACGAAGTCGGTAAGCCGGTGGCCCTCTTTCCCCGGATCGAGGTGCCGGCGGCCGAGGACGCGCCCCGGTGA
- a CDS encoding TatD family hydrolase: MIDSHCHLDEPRFDADRDEVLARARAAGVVAIVTIGASDGLAANARAVELAARHADVFATVGVHPHDAGIVDAEVLDRVDRLAAAPRVVAIGETGLDYYYDLAPRAVQQEAFRGFIALARRRGLPLVVHLRDAYADAVRILREERAAEVGGVIHCFSGDRAAARQFLALDFDLSFSGVVTFKNAEELRAVAREVPADRFMIETDAPYLAPVPHRGKRNEPAFVVHTAAAVATARGTPVAEVAAQSTATARRRFRLQA; the protein is encoded by the coding sequence GTGATCGACTCGCACTGTCACCTGGACGAGCCCCGGTTCGACGCCGACCGCGACGAAGTGCTGGCGCGGGCGCGGGCCGCCGGTGTCGTCGCCATTGTCACCATCGGCGCCAGCGACGGTCTTGCGGCCAACGCCCGCGCCGTCGAGCTGGCGGCCCGGCACGCGGACGTTTTCGCCACCGTCGGCGTGCACCCTCACGACGCCGGCATCGTCGATGCCGAGGTGCTGGACCGCGTCGACCGGTTGGCGGCGGCGCCCCGGGTCGTCGCGATCGGCGAAACCGGCCTCGACTATTACTACGATCTTGCGCCCCGCGCCGTGCAGCAGGAGGCCTTTCGCGGCTTCATCGCACTGGCGCGCCGGCGTGGTCTGCCGCTCGTCGTGCACCTGCGTGACGCGTACGCGGACGCGGTGCGCATTTTGCGCGAGGAGCGCGCCGCCGAGGTCGGCGGCGTCATTCACTGTTTCAGCGGCGATCGTGCCGCGGCGCGCCAGTTCCTCGCGCTCGACTTCGATCTGTCGTTCAGCGGCGTGGTGACCTTCAAGAATGCGGAGGAGTTGCGAGCGGTAGCGCGCGAAGTGCCGGCCGACCGCTTCATGATCGAGACCGACGCTCCCTATCTGGCGCCGGTTCCGCACCGCGGCAAGCGCAACGAGCCGGCGTTTGTCGTCCACACGGCGGCGGCGGTCGCGACGGCGCGCGGCACGCCCGTGGCGGAGGTTGCGGCCCAGTCGACCGCAACGGCCCGGCGGCGGTTCCGCTTGCAGGCCTGA
- the hpdB gene encoding 4-hydroxyphenylacetate decarboxylase large subunit: MATQAAIKLDSSEPTSARLRHSSSKLYNRYGDAPSKTVTPREVIREPGQRARALRDLYFDAKSSVNVEFTYWYSRTWEALDGELPMVRRAEALKAAFLHLTPVIYPGELLVMGKAAYLRGSYPMPWLSESFFETWDDKRQREAREAGALSAGKVTTWGQGGGNVTHDLGNVMSIAGKFGIRREEVPILQQIAKTADGKSTADLGHKYEQYVPNYQEKEAIMRSVVCMYESGSAMPQGREVINHYYPLQYGIDGMIDICRKGIAEAAGNPDMERIYFYHSAILVLEGIQGWIRHYAEEARNLAALEEPESAQQVEYLEIAERLDRIASQPPQTFREALQLTWTFHLAVLNEDAISGLSPGRLGQVLYPFWKRDLDAGRITREATSELLECMRVKYTTIDLFAAEGLVGGVLSGNTFNNVSLGGLRKDGSSAFNELEMLILEAGISCGTTQPTLTILYEETLPEEFMLKAVECIKTGTGYPAIVNNRTTMDFIRENFADEGMRLEEARAWAMGGCLESSAGSWMPLTLDGKTYDIPGGSAPSAGIGVNFLSLPKMIELVLFDGIDKRTGERIFPSHGHALDSYEDLWAALQAYIRRAVDVLRRCNNIQCDIWGRVTPSIVNSMLKPDCLSHGKPISSRGARFNTNFHVKLESSVVLVNSLASLKKNVYEDRAFTLDDYRNAILANFGYKTAAETGSYSLNEQVKTENYHAWERIHRASLEAPKFGNDDPFVDEIFKQWQQWVCRMAHDYVSIYDRPLYVGQISVSTHGPMGAVTLASADGRLCGTTFTDGSVSAYPGTDRNGPYALFNSASCFDHSMSQSTQLNVKIHPLAVTGKQGAKKFLDLIRGYMRTGAFHIQFNVVDSRMLKDAQEHPENYRGLMVRVAGFTNYWAELGKQIQDEIIARTEYEEIS; this comes from the coding sequence ATGGCTACCCAGGCAGCAATCAAGCTGGATTCGAGCGAACCCACCTCCGCGCGACTTCGTCACTCGTCGTCGAAGCTCTACAACCGTTACGGCGACGCGCCGTCGAAGACGGTGACCCCACGAGAGGTGATCCGGGAACCGGGTCAGCGCGCCAGGGCGTTGCGGGACCTCTATTTCGACGCGAAATCGTCCGTCAACGTCGAGTTCACCTACTGGTATTCGCGCACGTGGGAGGCGCTCGACGGTGAGCTGCCGATGGTCCGGCGTGCCGAAGCGTTGAAGGCGGCTTTCCTTCACCTGACTCCGGTAATCTACCCCGGCGAACTGCTGGTCATGGGCAAGGCCGCCTATCTGCGCGGCTCGTACCCCATGCCCTGGCTTTCGGAGTCCTTTTTCGAGACCTGGGATGACAAACGCCAGCGGGAAGCCCGGGAAGCCGGCGCGCTCTCCGCCGGCAAGGTGACCACCTGGGGCCAGGGCGGCGGCAACGTCACTCACGATCTCGGCAACGTCATGTCGATCGCCGGTAAGTTCGGCATCCGCCGCGAGGAAGTACCCATCCTGCAGCAGATCGCGAAGACCGCCGATGGTAAGTCGACCGCCGATCTGGGTCACAAGTACGAGCAGTACGTGCCCAACTATCAAGAAAAAGAAGCCATCATGCGGTCGGTCGTCTGCATGTACGAATCCGGCTCCGCGATGCCCCAGGGACGCGAGGTCATCAACCATTACTACCCGCTGCAGTACGGCATCGACGGCATGATCGACATCTGCCGCAAGGGGATCGCCGAGGCGGCGGGCAATCCCGACATGGAGAGGATCTACTTCTACCATTCGGCGATCCTGGTCCTCGAAGGCATCCAGGGGTGGATCCGACACTACGCCGAGGAAGCCCGGAATCTGGCGGCGCTCGAAGAGCCCGAGAGCGCGCAACAGGTCGAATACCTCGAAATCGCCGAGCGGCTCGATCGCATTGCATCGCAGCCGCCACAGACGTTTCGTGAGGCCCTGCAGCTCACCTGGACCTTCCACCTCGCCGTCCTCAACGAGGACGCCATTTCCGGTCTCTCGCCCGGCCGGCTCGGACAGGTTCTCTACCCGTTCTGGAAGCGGGACCTCGACGCTGGCCGGATTACCCGTGAAGCGACGTCGGAACTGCTCGAGTGCATGCGCGTGAAGTACACCACCATCGATCTCTTCGCCGCCGAGGGACTCGTCGGCGGTGTGCTGTCGGGCAACACGTTCAACAACGTCAGCCTCGGGGGTTTGCGCAAGGATGGATCGAGCGCCTTCAACGAACTGGAGATGCTCATCCTCGAAGCGGGCATCAGCTGCGGCACCACGCAACCGACCCTGACCATTCTCTACGAGGAGACTCTCCCCGAGGAGTTCATGCTCAAGGCCGTCGAGTGCATCAAGACGGGCACCGGCTATCCGGCCATCGTCAACAACCGCACGACGATGGACTTCATTCGCGAGAACTTCGCGGACGAAGGCATGCGGCTCGAAGAAGCGCGGGCGTGGGCGATGGGCGGCTGTCTGGAAAGCTCCGCGGGTTCGTGGATGCCCCTGACGCTCGACGGGAAGACCTACGACATTCCCGGCGGCTCGGCGCCCTCGGCGGGCATCGGCGTGAACTTCCTGTCACTCCCGAAGATGATCGAGCTCGTCCTGTTCGACGGAATAGACAAGCGCACGGGCGAGCGGATCTTTCCGTCGCACGGACATGCCCTCGACTCCTACGAGGACCTCTGGGCGGCCCTTCAGGCGTACATTCGCCGCGCCGTCGACGTGCTCCGCCGCTGCAATAACATCCAGTGCGACATCTGGGGAAGGGTGACGCCGTCGATCGTGAACTCCATGCTCAAGCCCGACTGCCTGAGCCACGGCAAGCCGATTTCCTCCAGGGGCGCCCGCTTCAACACGAACTTCCACGTCAAGCTCGAGTCCTCCGTGGTGCTCGTCAACTCCCTGGCGTCGCTCAAGAAGAACGTATACGAGGACCGCGCCTTCACGCTCGACGACTATCGGAACGCCATCCTCGCCAATTTCGGGTACAAGACCGCCGCCGAGACCGGTTCGTACTCTCTCAATGAGCAGGTCAAGACCGAGAACTACCACGCGTGGGAGCGTATTCACCGCGCCAGCCTGGAGGCGCCGAAGTTCGGCAACGACGATCCGTTCGTCGACGAGATCTTCAAGCAATGGCAGCAGTGGGTCTGCCGCATGGCGCACGACTACGTGTCGATCTACGACCGGCCGCTCTACGTCGGCCAGATCTCCGTGTCGACGCACGGTCCGATGGGCGCAGTGACGCTGGCAAGCGCCGATGGGCGGCTTTGCGGCACGACCTTCACCGACGGGTCGGTGTCGGCTTATCCGGGCACGGATCGAAACGGTCCCTACGCACTCTTCAACTCGGCGTCGTGCTTCGATCACTCGATGTCGCAGAGCACGCAGTTGAACGTGAAGATCCATCCGCTCGCCGTCACCGGCAAGCAGGGTGCGAAGAAGTTCCTGGATCTCATCCGGGGATACATGCGCACGGGCGCATTCCACATTCAGTTCAACGTCGTGGACTCCCGCATGCTGAAGGACGCGCAGGAACACCCGGAGAACTATCGCGGTCTGATGGTGCGCGTGGCGGGTTTCACGAATTACTGGGCGGAGCTTGGCAAGCAGATCCAGGACGAAATCATCGCCCGAACCGAGTACGAAGAGATCTCCTGA
- the hpdC gene encoding 4-hydroxyphenylacetate decarboxylase small subunit, translating to MDLTCNDCRFYLPVDVFKGLCKKSRERVDPETAECKTFEKRHKCKFCSRYTSSEAFVGTCSVGGVPTYPDLNGTYCGDFQGA from the coding sequence ATGGATCTCACATGCAACGATTGCCGATTCTATCTGCCCGTCGACGTGTTCAAGGGGCTGTGCAAGAAGTCCAGGGAGCGCGTGGACCCGGAAACAGCCGAGTGCAAGACCTTCGAAAAGCGGCACAAGTGCAAGTTCTGCAGCCGCTACACGTCGTCGGAGGCGTTCGTGGGTACCTGTTCGGTGGGCGGGGTTCCGACCTATCCCGATCTGAACGGGACGTACTGCGGTGACTTCCAGGGCGCCTGA